A single Nocardioides bizhenqiangii DNA region contains:
- a CDS encoding anthranilate synthase component II, with the protein MARAPDVVVVDHHDSYTQNLVHLVAGVTGVLPTVVQHDECGPEDVLRHEYVVLSPGPGHPAEQRDFSVGREVLLDGSRPVLGVCLGMQGMVTTYGGIVDRAVPAHGQVTRIHHDGAGVFRGLPQDFAAVRYHSLAARRMPDELTVTATTGAEVMGVRHLDRPQEGVQFHPESILTEHGAAMIVNFLGTS; encoded by the coding sequence ATGGCCAGGGCGCCTGACGTCGTCGTGGTCGACCACCACGACTCGTACACGCAGAACCTCGTCCACCTCGTCGCCGGCGTGACCGGCGTGCTGCCGACCGTCGTCCAGCACGACGAGTGCGGGCCGGAGGACGTGCTGCGGCACGAGTACGTCGTGCTCTCGCCGGGCCCCGGCCACCCTGCGGAGCAGCGGGACTTCTCGGTGGGCCGTGAGGTGCTGCTCGACGGGAGTCGCCCGGTGCTGGGGGTCTGCCTCGGGATGCAGGGGATGGTGACGACGTACGGCGGCATCGTGGACCGTGCCGTGCCGGCGCACGGCCAGGTGACGCGGATCCACCACGACGGCGCCGGCGTCTTCCGCGGCCTGCCGCAGGACTTCGCCGCCGTGCGCTACCACTCGCTCGCCGCGCGGAGGATGCCCGACGAGCTCACGGTGACCGCCACGACCGGTGCCGAGGTGATGGGCGTCCGGCACCTCGACCGGCCGCAAGAAGGTGTCCAGTTCCACCCCGAGTCGATCCTCACCGAGCACGGCGCCGCGATGATCGTGAACTTCCTGGGGACGTCGTGA
- a CDS encoding anthranilate synthase family protein, whose protein sequence is MTQSSGGPTTSAREAIAAIQGHEAWAIIRRSTRAGDRDTVGVLGGRRWVADSIMDIPLEEGPPPPGRQCDRLVAVPFRQVAERGFDAHDDGTPLVVVDVETEREFSVADVIEAIDDGGIDFADRGGFDVDDTDYAKVVEKIITDEIGQGEGANLVVGRHYRAVVADWGADKALAVFRRLLARERGAYWTFLFFTGDRYLVGASPERHVSVHGGDVRMNPISGTFRVRPPEGDDRRIETRLAEFLRDEKEIYELFMVVDEELKMMCDICHEGGQVLGPFLKPMTHLIHTEYLLAGRSRRDVREILRDTMYAATVTGSPVENACRLIKQYEPEGRGYYGAALAVIGRDDEGLPVIDSPIVIRTADVDLDGRLKVTAGATLVRDSDPAYEVAETHAKAGGILSAFGLVPPAPEHGVGGVDLAALAADEDVLIALNARNRRLSGFWLTDQAGTPPDPRLAGKSVVILDGEDAFVNMLRHLLAVMGMSSAVVRHEDYAPGCLDGYDLVIVGPGPGDPRDGQDPKMASLRHAVASLLETKRPFLAVCLGHQALCHQLGIPLTYKDIVFQGTQSEVVVNGRRERVGFYNTFVGRAADDTVLPAGVSVEGDSDSGDVNALTGPHYRGVQFHAESILTERGWDIVHDLVSAVLLPDG, encoded by the coding sequence ATGACGCAGTCGTCAGGTGGGCCCACCACCTCAGCCCGGGAAGCCATCGCGGCCATCCAGGGGCACGAGGCGTGGGCCATCATCCGGCGTTCCACTCGAGCGGGTGACCGCGACACCGTCGGCGTGCTCGGTGGTCGGCGCTGGGTCGCCGACTCGATCATGGACATCCCGCTCGAGGAGGGCCCGCCACCGCCGGGCCGGCAGTGCGACCGGCTGGTCGCCGTACCTTTCCGGCAGGTGGCCGAGCGGGGCTTCGACGCGCACGACGACGGCACGCCGCTCGTGGTGGTCGACGTCGAGACCGAGCGGGAGTTCTCCGTCGCCGACGTGATCGAGGCGATCGACGACGGCGGGATCGACTTCGCGGACCGGGGTGGGTTCGACGTCGACGACACCGACTACGCCAAGGTCGTCGAGAAGATCATCACGGACGAGATCGGGCAGGGCGAGGGCGCCAACCTGGTCGTCGGCCGCCACTACCGCGCGGTCGTCGCCGACTGGGGCGCCGACAAGGCGCTCGCCGTCTTCCGCCGGTTGCTCGCGCGTGAGCGCGGTGCCTACTGGACGTTCCTCTTCTTCACCGGCGACCGCTACCTGGTGGGCGCCAGCCCCGAGCGGCACGTCAGCGTGCACGGCGGCGACGTCCGGATGAACCCGATCTCCGGCACCTTCCGGGTGCGTCCGCCGGAGGGCGACGACCGGCGGATCGAGACCCGTCTCGCGGAGTTCCTGCGCGACGAGAAGGAGATCTACGAGCTCTTCATGGTGGTCGACGAAGAGCTCAAGATGATGTGCGACATCTGCCATGAGGGCGGCCAGGTGCTGGGTCCCTTCCTCAAGCCGATGACGCACCTGATCCACACCGAGTACCTCCTCGCCGGCCGCAGTCGGCGCGACGTACGCGAGATCCTGCGGGACACGATGTACGCCGCGACGGTCACCGGGTCTCCGGTGGAGAACGCGTGCCGGCTGATCAAGCAGTACGAGCCGGAGGGCCGCGGCTACTACGGCGCCGCGCTCGCGGTGATCGGTCGCGACGACGAGGGGCTGCCCGTGATCGACAGCCCGATCGTGATCCGCACCGCCGACGTCGACCTCGACGGTCGGCTCAAGGTGACCGCCGGTGCCACGCTGGTGCGCGACTCCGACCCGGCCTACGAGGTCGCCGAGACCCACGCCAAGGCGGGCGGCATCCTGTCCGCCTTCGGTCTGGTGCCGCCGGCGCCCGAGCACGGGGTCGGCGGCGTCGACTTGGCCGCGCTCGCCGCCGACGAGGACGTGCTGATCGCGCTCAACGCCCGCAACCGCCGGCTGAGCGGCTTCTGGCTGACCGACCAGGCCGGCACGCCGCCCGACCCGCGACTGGCCGGCAAGAGCGTCGTGATCCTCGACGGCGAGGACGCCTTCGTGAACATGCTGCGGCACCTGCTCGCGGTGATGGGCATGAGCTCGGCCGTCGTACGCCACGAGGACTACGCGCCGGGTTGCCTCGACGGGTACGACCTGGTCATCGTCGGGCCCGGCCCGGGCGACCCGCGCGACGGCCAGGACCCCAAGATGGCGTCGCTGCGGCACGCGGTGGCCTCGCTGCTGGAGACGAAGCGGCCGTTCCTCGCGGTCTGTCTCGGCCACCAGGCGCTGTGCCACCAGCTCGGCATCCCGCTGACCTACAAGGACATCGTCTTCCAGGGCACGCAGTCGGAGGTCGTCGTCAACGGGCGTCGGGAGCGGGTGGGCTTCTACAACACGTTCGTCGGGAGGGCCGCTGACGACACCGTGCTGCCAGCGGGCGTCTCCGTCGAGGGCGACAGCGACTCGGGCGACGTCAACGCCTTGACCGGACCCCACTACCGCGGCGTGCAGTTCCACGCGGAGTCGATCCTGACCGAGCGCGGCTGGGACATCGTCCACGACCTCGTCTCCGCTGTGCTGCTGCCTGATGGCTGA